From Alienimonas californiensis, a single genomic window includes:
- a CDS encoding dihydrodipicolinate synthase family protein has protein sequence MSVPRPPVDARVFRGCMPALMTPCGADGVVNYEALVRKGLQMTAAGMTGVVYCGSMGDWPLLTDQQRQEGVARLVEAGVPVVVGTGAQNSALAVAHAEHAAAVGAAGLMAIPRVLSRGASPAAQRNHFDAILAAAPDLPTVIYNSPYYGFETKAELFFELRRDHANLVGFKEFGGAASLSYAAEHITSADDDLLLLAGVDTQVYHGFVRCGAAGAITGIGNCLPREVLTLVCLCKAAAGGDPDADRCARELAEALAVLSRFDEEPDLVLHYKYLLFLTGDADYEHQLNVSDRLSPSQARYAEAQLRRFQAWWERWPGKEYDARPAAE, from the coding sequence ATGTCCGTCCCCCGCCCGCCCGTCGACGCCCGCGTGTTCCGCGGCTGCATGCCCGCCCTGATGACGCCCTGCGGGGCGGACGGCGTCGTGAACTACGAGGCGCTGGTCCGCAAGGGCCTGCAGATGACGGCTGCGGGGATGACGGGCGTCGTCTATTGCGGGTCGATGGGGGATTGGCCGCTCCTGACGGATCAACAGCGGCAGGAGGGCGTGGCCCGGCTGGTCGAGGCAGGCGTGCCGGTGGTCGTTGGAACCGGCGCCCAGAACTCGGCCCTCGCCGTCGCCCACGCGGAGCACGCCGCGGCCGTCGGGGCCGCGGGGCTGATGGCAATTCCCCGGGTGCTCTCCCGCGGCGCCTCGCCCGCGGCCCAGCGGAACCACTTCGACGCGATCCTCGCCGCGGCCCCGGACCTGCCGACGGTGATCTATAACAGCCCCTATTACGGCTTTGAAACGAAGGCGGAGCTGTTCTTCGAACTACGCCGCGACCACGCCAACCTCGTCGGATTCAAAGAGTTCGGCGGGGCGGCGTCGCTGAGCTACGCGGCCGAGCACATCACCTCCGCCGACGACGATCTGCTGCTGTTGGCGGGAGTCGATACTCAGGTTTATCACGGCTTCGTGCGCTGCGGGGCGGCGGGGGCGATCACGGGCATCGGCAACTGCCTGCCGCGGGAAGTCCTGACGCTCGTCTGCCTCTGCAAAGCCGCCGCCGGCGGCGATCCCGACGCGGACCGCTGCGCCCGGGAACTGGCCGAGGCGCTGGCGGTCCTGTCCCGCTTCGACGAGGAACCGGACCTCGTCCTCCACTACAAATATCTCCTGTTCCTCACGGGCGACGCTGATTACGAGCATCAGTTGAACGTCTCGGACCGGCTCTCGCCCAGCCAGGCCCGTTACGCGGAGGCGCAGCTCCGCCGCTTTCAGGCTTGGTGGGAACGCTGGCCCGGCAAGGAATACGACGCCCGACCGGCGGCCGAGTGA
- a CDS encoding leucine-rich repeat domain-containing protein, with amino-acid sequence MARRPAPPLRFASLRLATLGLLAAAWAVAVAPALAQEPDEPAPAPEAPKPEAPKEAPAPELIPDDALEAAVRRELRLDAKAELKEDALRNLFFLRAPGEGVKQLDGLERAVNLSLIDLSGNEVSSLDPLTQLTSLQSLDLSANNITSLDPLKGLTGLQYLKLDDNEVTDLTPLVGLERLSALYLSGNKVTNLGPLENLDRLTSLDLAENDLTDLGPLADLKWLSAVTLSGNRITNVAPLAGLKDLRFLILKENEIADLAPLAAAATEDAAGERRFAPYLRLYLAGNPLGNAAAEQIKALEAAGVRVVREEPSGEPQDQPAEADE; translated from the coding sequence ATGGCCCGCCGACCCGCCCCGCCGCTCCGTTTCGCCTCTCTCCGTCTGGCGACGCTCGGACTGCTCGCCGCGGCGTGGGCCGTCGCCGTCGCCCCGGCTCTCGCCCAGGAGCCGGACGAACCGGCCCCGGCCCCGGAGGCGCCTAAGCCAGAGGCGCCCAAGGAAGCGCCCGCCCCGGAGCTGATCCCCGACGACGCCCTGGAGGCCGCCGTCCGCCGGGAGCTGCGCCTCGACGCCAAGGCCGAGCTGAAGGAGGACGCCCTGCGGAACCTCTTCTTCCTGCGGGCGCCCGGCGAGGGGGTCAAACAGCTCGACGGGCTGGAGCGGGCGGTCAACCTTTCCCTGATCGACCTGTCCGGCAACGAGGTAAGCAGCCTCGACCCGCTGACCCAGCTGACGAGCCTGCAATCGCTGGATCTGTCCGCCAACAACATCACGTCGCTCGATCCGCTGAAGGGGCTGACCGGCCTGCAATATCTCAAGCTGGACGACAACGAAGTCACGGACCTCACCCCGTTGGTCGGGCTGGAGCGGCTCTCCGCCCTGTATTTGTCGGGCAACAAGGTGACGAACCTCGGCCCGCTGGAGAATCTGGACCGGCTCACCTCCCTCGATCTGGCGGAGAACGACCTGACCGATCTCGGCCCGCTGGCGGACCTGAAGTGGCTCAGCGCGGTCACGCTCTCCGGCAACCGCATCACGAACGTCGCCCCGCTGGCCGGGTTGAAGGACCTGAGGTTCCTCATCCTGAAGGAGAACGAGATCGCCGACCTGGCCCCGCTGGCCGCCGCCGCGACCGAGGACGCCGCCGGGGAACGCCGGTTCGCCCCGTATCTGCGGCTCTACCTCGCCGGCAACCCGCTGGGGAACGCCGCCGCGGAGCAGATCAAGGCGCTGGAGGCCGCCGGCGTGCGGGTCGTGCGGGAGGAGCCGTCGGGGGAACCGCAGGACCAACCGGCCGAAGCCGATGAATGA
- a CDS encoding Fpg/Nei family DNA glycosylase, with translation MPEGHKVHHLAAQHRAAFAGADYAVSSPQGRFRTGAAELDGLRLVDVSAHGKHLFYEFGGEDEPGSSSFLHVHLGRYGKFAPLTRPVPEPVGAVRVRLVRTDDGAGRLPPTPGAQDPGPVVGFDLRGPTACETLAPHEVEAIHDRLGPDPLAPRRGDEARVRAAFAKSKKPAGALIMDQPVVSGVGNIFRAEAFYELRMDPARPANSLSDEEFAALWRTIKRQMKTGLEYGKIVTRTAREAGKSRAELTGMDRFRIYRQPRCPRCGDETHVWELGGRTMYACRRCQGVAG, from the coding sequence ATGCCCGAGGGTCACAAGGTTCATCACCTCGCCGCCCAGCACCGGGCGGCGTTTGCCGGGGCCGACTACGCCGTCAGCAGCCCGCAGGGACGGTTCAGAACGGGCGCCGCGGAGTTGGACGGCCTCCGGTTGGTCGACGTCTCCGCCCACGGCAAGCACCTGTTCTATGAGTTCGGCGGAGAGGACGAACCGGGCAGTTCGTCGTTCCTGCACGTGCATCTGGGTCGCTACGGCAAGTTCGCCCCGCTGACGCGGCCCGTGCCGGAGCCGGTCGGGGCGGTGCGGGTCCGGCTCGTTCGCACCGACGACGGCGCCGGCCGGCTGCCCCCCACACCGGGTGCGCAGGACCCGGGCCCGGTTGTCGGCTTCGATCTCCGCGGCCCGACCGCCTGCGAAACGCTCGCGCCGCATGAGGTCGAAGCGATTCACGACCGCCTCGGCCCGGACCCGCTCGCCCCGCGGCGGGGCGACGAGGCCCGGGTGCGGGCCGCGTTCGCCAAGTCGAAGAAGCCCGCGGGGGCGCTGATCATGGATCAGCCGGTCGTCAGCGGCGTGGGCAATATCTTCCGGGCGGAGGCGTTTTATGAACTACGGATGGACCCCGCCCGCCCCGCGAACAGCCTCTCCGACGAGGAGTTCGCCGCCCTTTGGCGAACGATCAAGCGGCAGATGAAGACCGGTCTGGAGTACGGCAAGATCGTCACCCGCACCGCCCGCGAGGCGGGCAAATCGCGGGCGGAATTAACGGGGATGGACCGCTTCCGCATCTATCGGCAGCCGCGCTGTCCCCGCTGCGGGGACGAAACCCACGTCTGGGAACTCGGCGGCCGCACGATGTACGCCTGCCGGCGCTGTCAGGGCGTGGCGGGATGA
- a CDS encoding TrmH family RNA methyltransferase yields MPKRPLLGNHQKCWIRGRHAVAGVLRVGWEPYEVRIAETADPAAADEVTLTCEARDVPVIPSHAANLTKLCGGADHQGFAAKMPPFPYADAAGLFRKPPALTVVLDGVQDPHNLGAILRGAAEFGANAVLLAETGAAGVSAGAVHSGAGAVGAVPIARSADLAETLADLKSRGVRVAAATLAGDAVAPWEADLAAAPDRPLALVIGAEWRGVSRPIAELADARLRLPTGPVGSLNAAVAAGVLLYEIRRRAEV; encoded by the coding sequence GTGCCCAAGCGCCCGCTCCTCGGTAATCATCAGAAGTGCTGGATCCGCGGCCGCCATGCGGTCGCGGGCGTGCTGCGGGTGGGGTGGGAGCCGTACGAGGTCCGCATCGCGGAGACCGCCGACCCCGCCGCCGCGGACGAGGTGACGCTGACCTGCGAGGCCCGCGACGTGCCGGTGATCCCCTCCCACGCGGCGAACCTGACGAAACTGTGCGGCGGGGCGGACCATCAGGGGTTCGCGGCGAAGATGCCGCCCTTTCCTTACGCCGACGCCGCCGGGCTGTTCCGCAAGCCGCCGGCCCTCACGGTCGTGCTGGACGGGGTGCAGGACCCGCACAATCTGGGGGCGATCCTGCGGGGCGCCGCGGAGTTCGGGGCGAACGCGGTGTTACTGGCCGAAACCGGGGCGGCGGGGGTCTCCGCCGGGGCGGTGCACAGCGGGGCGGGGGCGGTCGGGGCGGTGCCGATCGCCCGGTCGGCGGACCTCGCGGAGACGCTGGCGGATCTCAAATCGAGGGGCGTGCGAGTGGCCGCGGCGACGCTCGCCGGGGACGCCGTCGCCCCGTGGGAGGCCGATCTCGCCGCCGCCCCGGACCGCCCGCTGGCGCTGGTGATCGGTGCGGAGTGGCGGGGCGTCTCCCGGCCGATCGCCGAGCTGGCGGACGCCCGGTTGCGTCTCCCGACCGGCCCGGTGGGCAGCCTGAACGCCGCGGTCGCCGCGGGGGTGCTGCTGTACGAGATCCGCCGCCGCGCCGAGGTCTGA
- a CDS encoding DUF1552 domain-containing protein: MIAPQSATSRTPVPRRAVLKGLGAVAVGLPFFEEMLGARAFAAAPALAAAPTAAGGVPVRAFNLFFGLGIPAPLQAEATKNGKLEGVLEPLAPLADKLAVLRNVDQVRCDESGINAHFDGASGAFTAEPPDGDAKSGGPSLDQLIRRAAHPDGRTPDGMIPTLVAGTFFRRSRLSRYVHSYREDGTVAAPMQESPGELFARVFGAAPGTNGAAPADPRSERLTRSVLDAVAAQAKYLSGPRGPLGAASRERLADHLDRVREYERRTLALEGEKAAKTAALPPAPPKSKLRHGDEADPGGEGVDITLTDLTTEWRLVADLYAHAILTDRVRFGSLTYLAAGERIRLTGDYEYGGKKIFSFDDKKQLGKSGAAGCSHEWWHQFREDRPNEALRAHAHLKMREVAYFLNLLAGEEAREANGRTVLENALVTISTESGDGRHNDVKRELSGVFHAITGAGGRFRTGAVLDANAEGLDVYNTLLAGMGVADRLGPKKRDGKAIDALRV; the protein is encoded by the coding sequence ATGATCGCCCCGCAATCCGCGACCTCCCGCACGCCGGTGCCCCGGCGGGCGGTGCTGAAGGGCCTCGGGGCGGTCGCCGTGGGGCTGCCGTTCTTCGAGGAGATGCTCGGGGCCCGGGCCTTCGCCGCGGCGCCGGCCCTCGCCGCGGCCCCGACCGCCGCCGGCGGCGTGCCGGTGCGGGCCTTCAACCTGTTTTTCGGGCTGGGCATTCCCGCCCCGTTGCAGGCGGAGGCGACGAAGAACGGCAAGCTGGAGGGCGTGCTCGAGCCGTTGGCCCCGCTGGCGGACAAGCTGGCGGTATTGCGGAACGTCGATCAGGTGCGGTGCGACGAGAGCGGCATCAACGCCCACTTCGACGGGGCCAGCGGCGCCTTCACCGCCGAGCCGCCGGACGGCGACGCCAAGAGCGGCGGGCCGAGCCTCGATCAGTTGATCCGCCGGGCCGCCCACCCGGACGGCCGCACGCCGGACGGCATGATTCCTACGCTGGTGGCCGGCACCTTCTTCCGTCGCAGCCGGCTGAGCCGCTACGTGCACAGCTATCGGGAGGACGGCACCGTCGCCGCCCCGATGCAGGAGAGCCCCGGCGAACTGTTCGCCCGGGTGTTCGGCGCCGCCCCCGGGACGAACGGCGCCGCCCCCGCCGATCCGCGGAGCGAGCGGCTGACCCGCAGCGTGCTGGACGCCGTCGCGGCCCAGGCGAAGTACCTCTCCGGCCCCCGCGGCCCGCTGGGGGCGGCGAGCCGGGAACGGCTGGCCGACCACCTCGATCGGGTGCGGGAGTACGAACGCCGCACGCTCGCATTGGAGGGGGAGAAGGCCGCCAAAACCGCCGCCCTCCCGCCGGCCCCGCCGAAGTCGAAGCTCCGCCACGGCGACGAGGCCGACCCGGGCGGCGAGGGCGTCGACATCACCCTGACGGACCTCACCACCGAGTGGCGGCTCGTCGCGGACCTGTACGCCCACGCGATCCTCACCGACCGCGTGCGGTTCGGTTCGCTCACCTACCTCGCCGCCGGCGAACGCATCCGGCTGACGGGCGACTACGAGTACGGGGGCAAGAAAATCTTTTCCTTCGACGACAAAAAACAGCTCGGCAAATCCGGCGCCGCCGGGTGCAGCCACGAGTGGTGGCACCAGTTCCGCGAGGATCGCCCGAACGAAGCCCTGCGAGCCCACGCCCACCTGAAAATGCGGGAGGTCGCCTACTTCCTGAACCTGCTCGCCGGCGAGGAGGCCCGCGAGGCGAACGGCCGCACCGTGCTGGAGAACGCCTTGGTGACGATCTCCACGGAATCCGGCGACGGCCGGCACAACGACGTGAAACGGGAGCTGTCCGGCGTATTCCACGCGATCACCGGCGCCGGCGGCCGCTTCCGCACCGGCGCCGTGCTGGACGCGAACGCGGAGGGGCTCGACGTCTACAACACCCTGCTGGCCGGCATGGGCGTCGCCGACCGCCTCGGCCCGAAGAAGCGCGACGGCAAGGCGATCGACGCGCTGCGGGTGTGA
- the fhcD gene encoding formylmethanofuran--tetrahydromethanopterin N-formyltransferase: MAAEIENTYAEAFRSLFAEVLVTARDRTWLDHACANATGHASSTILCDCEAGVATYLNPAETPDGRPGAVLQFHVPRFRKDREEALYQSLLKRVSQNILTCPTAAAFSPMGEDIEAGRSIPLGRKIAYFGDGYEFEDRRHGRDVWVIPILAGEFMLDRDFGFRDGIMGGNLWFLGETADAALDAGTAAVAAVADCKGVIAPFPGGLAGSASKAGSNYKFLIASTFAEWCPTLKGKLGEKSLVPDGVAAIQEIIINGRDLESVTAATYAAIDAAKNTPGLRLIRAGNYGGRLGKSFIPLIPGETPWEE; encoded by the coding sequence ATGGCCGCCGAGATCGAGAACACTTACGCCGAAGCCTTCCGCAGTCTGTTTGCGGAGGTCCTCGTCACTGCCCGGGACCGGACCTGGCTGGACCACGCCTGCGCCAACGCGACCGGGCACGCCAGCAGCACGATCCTGTGCGACTGCGAAGCGGGCGTCGCCACGTACCTCAACCCCGCCGAGACCCCCGACGGCCGGCCCGGGGCCGTGCTGCAATTTCACGTCCCCCGCTTCCGCAAGGACCGGGAGGAGGCGCTGTATCAGTCGCTCCTCAAGCGGGTCAGCCAGAATATTCTCACCTGCCCCACCGCGGCGGCGTTCAGCCCGATGGGGGAAGATATTGAAGCCGGGCGGTCGATCCCGCTGGGGCGGAAGATCGCCTACTTCGGCGACGGGTACGAGTTTGAAGACCGCCGCCACGGCCGCGACGTGTGGGTGATCCCGATTCTGGCCGGCGAATTTATGCTGGACCGGGACTTCGGGTTCCGCGACGGAATCATGGGCGGGAACCTCTGGTTCTTGGGCGAAACGGCCGACGCCGCCCTCGACGCCGGCACGGCGGCCGTCGCCGCGGTCGCGGACTGTAAGGGCGTGATCGCACCCTTCCCCGGCGGCCTCGCCGGCTCCGCCAGCAAGGCGGGGTCGAACTATAAATTCCTCATCGCCAGTACCTTCGCGGAGTGGTGTCCGACGTTAAAGGGGAAACTCGGGGAGAAAAGCCTCGTGCCGGACGGCGTGGCCGCCATTCAGGAGATTATTATCAACGGCCGCGATCTGGAGAGCGTGACGGCCGCCACCTACGCCGCGATCGACGCGGCCAAGAACACGCCCGGCCTGCGGTTGATCCGGGCCGGCAACTACGGCGGCCGGCTCGGCAAGAGTTTTATCCCGCTGATCCCGGGCGAGACGCCCTGGGAGGAATAG
- a CDS encoding outer membrane protein assembly factor BamB family protein: MPVRPFAPLLVLGALAVGCDAGRDPERAAPVGSPVVPLADRPAAAATPGEWLTLHGPGGRNVAPDRGLNWDWPDAGPPVAWRVPCGTGYACPVVAENTVILLHRVGPDVGPFADSAAELGGDRPIERLAWFDLDTGAPVADAPARFESDYPGHSGAPYATPAIGRRGADGVRRVYAYGAAGGLRAVDFDTAEELWSRDLAAETQPEEKPFATSASPVVFQADDGAERVLIATGGTVPNTGLTLLDGATGETVWQAVDARESYLTPLLVTVHGRRFVAALMKTRLLIADPATGEELGSLPFELRTVDAMNAASPAVWGDVLFVGSGPSGRTAGCMAARIEPDGALAELWRNRRGLDPQYNSLVAADGFVYGFGSNLNQQQKLRCLDLATGELAWLWDDDLRRGHLLAADGKLVALGERGLLAALALDPSEPAVVARSAEPVIEGVCYTTPALADGRLLLRTELEMVCLDLR; encoded by the coding sequence ATGCCCGTTCGCCCGTTCGCCCCGCTGCTGGTCCTTGGAGCGCTCGCCGTCGGCTGCGACGCCGGCCGCGACCCGGAGCGGGCGGCGCCGGTCGGTTCGCCGGTCGTCCCCTTGGCGGACCGCCCCGCCGCCGCGGCGACGCCCGGTGAGTGGCTGACTTTGCACGGTCCCGGCGGCCGCAACGTCGCCCCGGACCGCGGGTTGAACTGGGACTGGCCGGACGCCGGCCCGCCGGTCGCGTGGCGGGTTCCCTGCGGGACCGGCTACGCCTGCCCAGTGGTCGCGGAGAACACGGTAATCCTGCTGCACCGCGTCGGCCCGGACGTCGGGCCGTTCGCCGACAGCGCCGCCGAACTGGGCGGCGATCGGCCGATCGAACGCCTCGCCTGGTTCGATCTCGACACCGGCGCCCCCGTCGCCGACGCCCCGGCCCGATTCGAATCGGACTATCCCGGCCACAGCGGCGCCCCCTACGCCACCCCCGCGATCGGCCGGCGAGGAGCCGACGGCGTGCGCCGCGTCTACGCCTACGGCGCCGCCGGCGGGTTGCGGGCGGTCGATTTCGACACGGCGGAGGAACTGTGGAGCCGCGACCTCGCCGCGGAGACGCAGCCGGAGGAGAAGCCGTTCGCGACCTCCGCCAGCCCGGTCGTTTTTCAGGCGGACGACGGTGCCGAGCGCGTGCTGATCGCCACCGGCGGGACGGTCCCGAACACCGGCCTCACGCTGCTCGACGGCGCCACCGGGGAGACCGTCTGGCAGGCGGTGGACGCCCGCGAAAGCTACTTGACGCCGCTGCTCGTCACGGTGCACGGTCGCCGGTTCGTCGCGGCGCTGATGAAGACCCGCCTGCTGATCGCCGACCCGGCGACGGGGGAGGAACTCGGTTCGCTGCCGTTCGAACTCCGCACCGTGGACGCGATGAACGCCGCCAGCCCGGCCGTGTGGGGCGACGTACTGTTCGTCGGCAGTGGCCCCAGCGGGCGGACCGCCGGCTGCATGGCGGCCCGGATCGAGCCGGACGGCGCCCTCGCCGAACTGTGGCGGAACCGGCGGGGGCTGGACCCGCAGTACAATTCGCTCGTCGCGGCGGACGGCTTCGTGTACGGGTTCGGTTCGAACCTCAACCAGCAACAAAAACTCCGCTGCCTGGATCTGGCGACCGGAGAACTCGCCTGGCTGTGGGACGACGATCTGCGTCGCGGCCACCTGCTCGCCGCGGACGGCAAGCTGGTGGCGCTGGGCGAACGCGGTCTATTGGCGGCGCTGGCACTCGACCCGAGCGAACCGGCCGTCGTCGCCCGCTCCGCGGAACCGGTGATCGAGGGCGTCTGCTACACGACCCCGGCCCTCGCCGACGGGCGCCTGCTGCTCCGCACGGAGTTGGAGATGGTCTGCCTCGACCTGCGGTAA